Proteins encoded in a region of the Nitrospirota bacterium genome:
- a CDS encoding sigma-54 dependent transcriptional regulator: MGNGTVLIVDDEPNAIKVLSAILLEADYNVVESIDVDMALKALHQEDVDVVITDLRMPGRDGMQLFEHVTENHPDIPVIFLTAYGTVDSAVHAITHGAFYYFIKPPDYLKLKSILARAVEQRRLKREIDALRKRLAEETTLPRIIGKTPLMLKIFNTIETIKDSESSVIICGETGTGKELIARALHFGSDRRDRPFVAVNCAAIPRELLESELFGYEKGAFTGAVSRRIGRFEEASGGTLFLDEIGELDLSVQAKLLRVLQEREIERLGSNRKIKVHFRLVSSTNRDLEKESKGGNFRKDLLYRLNVIQINVPLLRERQDDIPLLVSEYVNEFCIREKKVLTVSDEVMRIFHDYHWPGNVRQLRNVMERAVVLSKGDTITSRELPEEFVSLKKREEPLHSLKTLSELESEAVKNALRVCNGNKSKAARLLGISRKALYKRLKDWNIE, translated from the coding sequence ATGGGCAATGGAACAGTATTGATTGTAGACGACGAGCCAAACGCCATCAAGGTGCTGTCTGCAATACTTCTGGAAGCTGATTATAATGTTGTAGAGTCCATAGACGTTGACATGGCCCTGAAAGCGCTCCATCAGGAAGACGTAGATGTAGTGATTACGGATCTGAGAATGCCGGGCAGGGACGGGATGCAGCTTTTTGAACACGTTACTGAAAACCACCCCGACATTCCCGTTATCTTCCTGACTGCATACGGGACCGTTGATTCTGCTGTACATGCAATTACACATGGCGCTTTTTACTACTTTATCAAGCCCCCTGACTATCTGAAACTCAAGAGTATCCTTGCGAGGGCAGTCGAACAGAGGCGACTTAAAAGAGAGATTGACGCGCTCAGAAAGAGACTTGCAGAAGAAACAACCCTTCCACGGATTATCGGGAAAACACCCCTGATGCTCAAGATATTCAATACAATTGAGACAATAAAGGATTCGGAGAGCAGTGTTATTATTTGTGGTGAGACCGGAACTGGAAAGGAATTAATTGCCCGGGCATTACATTTCGGCAGTGACCGGAGGGATCGGCCCTTTGTTGCAGTGAATTGTGCTGCCATACCGCGTGAGTTACTTGAGTCTGAACTCTTTGGATATGAAAAGGGGGCTTTTACAGGAGCTGTTTCAAGAAGGATAGGCAGGTTTGAGGAGGCCTCCGGTGGTACCCTCTTCCTTGACGAGATAGGTGAACTTGATCTTTCGGTTCAGGCAAAGCTGCTCAGGGTCCTTCAGGAGAGAGAGATAGAGAGACTTGGAAGCAACAGGAAGATTAAGGTCCATTTCAGGCTTGTGTCATCTACAAATCGCGATCTTGAAAAGGAGTCGAAGGGAGGTAATTTCAGGAAGGACCTTTTATACAGGCTGAACGTTATTCAGATTAATGTGCCCCTTCTCAGAGAGAGGCAGGATGACATTCCTTTACTTGTATCGGAATATGTCAACGAGTTCTGTATAAGAGAGAAAAAAGTGCTTACTGTATCAGATGAGGTGATGAGAATATTTCATGACTACCACTGGCCGGGAAATGTCAGGCAACTGAGGAATGTTATGGAGAGGGCTGTGGTGCTTTCAAAGGGGGATACTATTACCTCACGGGAACTCCCTGAGGAGTTTGTATCCCTGAAAAAAAGGGAGGAGCCCCTTCATTCATTAAAGACCCTCAGTGAATTGGAGTCTGAGGCTGTAAAGAATGCACTTCGGGTATGCAATGGTAATAAGTCAAAGGCTGCAAGGCTGCTCGGGATCTCGAGGAAGGCGCTTTACAAAAGGCTCAAGGACTGGAATATTGAATAA
- a CDS encoding ATP-binding protein, protein MKQSYSFCTDDMLCINSWGNEITEVTGIPSSAVLGMKYYEVLPRILADDRDALSVALADKTPLNLKGYSFNCLHDRVKADVRIDPVRVDSGKIEELRVEISPYSACSMARKLQDSQRLIDIGKIASTLAHGVRNPLNAIKGSVVYLREKYSNEQTLIEFTRIMEEEITRLDNFISKFLSTSISVAGLSESDVTMLLKKIEIYTSLQTHTNDISTDYKYGDIPLAAIDSFQLEQAVLNVINNAIEAMGSGGQLSVRTRTQNVSGNDFVLIEVSDTGPGMADSGINDISPENKGRGFGLFITREILQYYGGSLEIKSRKGAGTTVRLYLRVSS, encoded by the coding sequence GTGAAGCAATCCTATAGTTTTTGTACCGATGACATGTTATGCATCAATTCCTGGGGAAACGAGATTACAGAGGTTACGGGGATACCTTCCTCTGCAGTACTTGGCATGAAATATTATGAAGTGCTTCCAAGGATATTAGCTGACGACAGGGATGCCCTGTCCGTGGCACTGGCAGATAAAACCCCCCTGAACCTTAAAGGATATTCCTTTAATTGCCTGCATGACCGGGTTAAAGCTGATGTAAGAATCGATCCGGTAAGAGTTGACAGCGGAAAAATTGAAGAGCTCAGGGTAGAGATCAGTCCTTACTCGGCCTGTTCAATGGCCAGGAAATTGCAAGATTCCCAGCGGCTTATTGATATTGGTAAAATAGCCTCCACCCTTGCACACGGAGTCAGAAACCCGTTGAATGCCATAAAGGGCTCTGTTGTCTATCTCAGAGAGAAATATTCGAACGAACAGACCCTTATAGAGTTTACGAGGATAATGGAGGAGGAGATAACGCGGCTTGATAATTTTATCTCAAAATTTCTCAGTACATCCATATCTGTTGCCGGTTTGTCTGAGTCGGATGTAACCATGTTGTTAAAAAAAATAGAGATTTATACGTCACTCCAGACGCATACGAATGACATAAGTACCGACTATAAGTATGGGGATATACCGCTGGCGGCAATAGACTCATTTCAGCTTGAACAGGCGGTGCTGAACGTTATAAACAATGCGATCGAGGCGATGGGCTCAGGAGGGCAGCTTTCAGTGAGGACGAGGACTCAAAATGTCTCCGGTAATGATTTTGTATTGATCGAGGTCTCTGATACCGGACCGGGGATGGCTGACAGTGGCATTAACGATATTTCCCCTGAAAATAAGGGCAGGGGGTTTGGATTGTTTATTACCCGTGAGATCCTTCAGTATTATGGCGGTTCTCTGGAGATAAAGAGCAGAAAGGGTGCTGGAACTACTGTAAGATTGTATCTTCGCGTAAGTAGTTAG